The region GACCGCTTACGCCGACACCAAGGACCTCAGGGAAGACATCAAGCAGCTGGCGATCGACCTCCTTTCGGCCGGCATCGATCCCGCTAAATGCGTGCTGTTCCGCCAGTCGGACGTCCCCGAGCACGCCGAGCTGCACCTGCTTTTTTCCATGATCACGCCGCTTCCCTGGCTGGAGCGGGTGCCGACCTATAAAAGCAAGATCGCCGAGCTGAAAGAGCGCGACCTGGGGACCTACGGCTTTCTCGGCTATCCGGTACTGCAGGCGGCCGATATTTTGATATATAAGGCGAACATGGTCCCGGTCGGCGAAGACCAGCTGCCGCACTTGGAGCTGACCCGCGAGATCGCCCGGCGGTTCAATTATTTGTACCAGGAGCTTTTTCCGGAGCCGCAGGGAGCGTTGACCGCTTTTCCGGTCCTGCCGGGGACGGACGGGCGCAAGATGAGCAAGTCGTATCAAAACACGATCGCGCTGGCCGATCCGCCGGCCACGGTCAGGAAAAAGGTCGGCATCATGGTGACCGACCCCGCCCGGATCAAGAAAGAAGATAAAGGGCATCCCGACATCTGTCCGGTCTA is a window of Candidatus Margulisiibacteriota bacterium DNA encoding:
- the trpS gene encoding tryptophan--tRNA ligase, yielding MKKRVLSGIQPTGRLHLGNLIGAVENWVKLQHEYDCFFFIADFHALTTAYADTKDLREDIKQLAIDLLSAGIDPAKCVLFRQSDVPEHAELHLLFSMITPLPWLERVPTYKSKIAELKERDLGTYGFLGYPVLQAADILIYKANMVPVGEDQLPHLELTREIARRFNYLYQELFPEPQGALTAFPVLPGTDGRKMSKSYQNTIALADPPATVRKKVGIMVTDPARIKKEDKGHPDICPVYAYYRVFAKERTDLVAQECRAAERGCVDCKKELAQLLIDYLAPLHARRAQFEQEPERLEKILAAGAQKARAVAAQTLAEAKKAVGLR